A window of Enoplosus armatus isolate fEnoArm2 chromosome 3, fEnoArm2.hap1, whole genome shotgun sequence contains these coding sequences:
- the LOC139282890 gene encoding serine/arginine repetitive matrix protein 4-like yields MGTLLRERVAQRCLERVSVGERERKTTTTTTKKKKKKAPWSNNRPDVASNKMGRRQSAVPSPENNNEKRLPQRRKHKANTPSTRRNTPQHSAQGTAESKSHPPPPAEDRMEPKAQLAAQRCSRREHKHTGFRGSRHTPAFPCHRLSGSSPEVLERLSPNPEVGSLSGHGEGDSDTDLSESERLPVSSSGRVPPQLELRPEVIEAEDCSYRSRRPRGRGHGGFDFPDFLPPPFNSWSLSQLAVFYNMEGRGAPQPRPVGPLERYLDRLLQLEWHQIQTVQEESGKSAVSDVISSCHRPPAAASSRLSSPKCILQCQRAFPLTFLSSLAGHSSLLSGCACALCRIRYSTCSTSCCRSAHSSTRQSRLSPMLEHRGPTSFPKRSYSESRVHSSDRGSASRAQRFSSPVRTSSHLRRMQASGNIRNPVQGITPKPHSTAGDSSVGAGRDRWGACRDVLDYRTGGFRRRSGSEQRRGGVERPQGASEKRRSGSECRRGGTERRRTAELKEQEIKPDAVTAIMDNLPGSKNYPPNKPNRSKQVEFVT; encoded by the exons ATGGGCACGCTTCTGCGGGAGCGAGTGGCACAGCGGTGTCTGGAGAGGGTCTCCGTCGGCGAGAGGGAGCGgaagacgacgacgacgacgacgaagaagaagaagaagaaggcgcCGTGGAGCAACAACAGGCCTGATGTGGCCAG caACAAGATGGGAAGGCGGCAGAGCGCGGTCCCGAGTCCAGAGAATAACAATGAGAAG AGGCTGCCGCAAAGAAGAAAGCACAAGGCTAACACCCCCTCCACCAGACGCAATACCCCTCAACACAG TGCTCAGGGAACAGCAGAGTCCAAGTCCCATCCACCGCCCCCCGCCGAGGACAGGATGGAGCCAAAGGCGCAGCTGGCCGCTCAGCGCTGCAGCCGCAGAGAACACAAGCACACAGGTTTCAGAGggagcagacacacaccagcCTTCCCCTGCCACCGCCTGTCTGGTTCAAGTCCTGAGGTGCTGGAGAGACTGTCCCCAAACCCAGAGGTAGGGAGTCTGAGTGGCCATGGGGAAGGTGACAGCGACACTGACTTGTCTGAGTCAGAGAGACTTCCTGTGTCGTCCTCTGGTCGGGTCCCTCCACAGCTTGAGCTAAGGCCAGAGGTTATCGAGGCTGAAGACTGCTCCTATCGCAGCCGCAGGCCCAGAGGACGCGGTCATGGTGGTTTTGACTTTCCAGACTTCCTCCCTCCGCCTTTTAACTCATGGAGCCTCAGTCAGCTGGCTGTCTTCTACAACATGGAGGGCCGGGGGGCCCCTCAGCCCAGGCCTGTTGGCCCTTTGGAAAGGTACCTGgacaggctgctgcagctggagtgGCACCAGATTCAGACTGTCCAGGAGGAGAGTGGGAAGTCGGCGGTGTCGGATGTTATATCCAGCTGCCACAGGCCACCTGCTGCTGCCTCGTCACGCCTCAGCTCCCCAAAGTGCATCCTTCAGTGTCAGCGTGCCTTCCCgctcaccttcctctcctctctggccGGTcactcctccctgctctccgGGTGTGCCTGCGCTCTCTGCCGCATCCGCTACTCCACCTGCAGCACGTCGTGCTGCCGCTCCGCCCACAGCTCCACCCGCCAGTCCAGACTGAGTCCCATGCTGGAGCACAGGGGGCCCACGTCGTTCCCCAAAAGGAGCTACAGCGAGAGCCGGGTGCACTCCTCAGACCGGGGCTCAGCATCGCGAGCTCAGAGGTTCAGCAGCCCCGTGAGGACCAGCAGCCACCTGAGGAGAATGCAAGCCTCAGGCAACATCCGCAACCCTGTTCAAGGTATTACCCCGAAGCCTCATTCCACTGCCGGGGACTCTAGTGTCGGGGCTGGGAGGGACCGCTGGGGAGCATGCAGGGATGTGTTGGACTACAGGACAGGAGGgttcaggaggaggagtggtTCAGAGCAGAGAAGAGGTGGAGTAGAAAGACCACAAGGTGCATCAGAGAAAAGACGGAGTGGTTCTGAGTGTAGAAGAGGAGGAACTGAGCGGAGGAGAACAGCTGAGCTCAAGGAACAGGAAATAAAACCAGATGCCGTCACTGCAATAATGGACAATTTACCGGGGTCCAAAAATTACCCTCCAAATAAACCAAACCGATCGAAACAGGTCGAATTTGTTACATAG